Proteins from one Plasmodium yoelii strain 17X genome assembly, chromosome: 2 genomic window:
- a CDS encoding PIR protein encodes MSSKVCGVISVIDNDIVFDHNSQNYTLKGQLINNSCPNSNCDNDNQKVSSAFITLVTLLNGIDDEENLGSDKFAEYAILWLSYILNQKTENGTTKLNDFYTNHIENDTYYNQKIPDDNDTKINKDVINKKKELMKMNINIISSFYDEFKSLCNMYSELDANNNQCKKCFDNAGEFFERYEKLNNVLVIAGGSSYSQILSSLSNDYNKFKEKYNKLGCNNSSPLVACPRSSVTKNTLITIAITFVAASILLGVSYKYSLFGFRKRPKKQHLRKKLKK; translated from the exons atgtctTCTAAAGTG tGTGGTGTAATTAGTGTGATCGATAATGATATTGTCTTCGATCACAATTCTCAAAATTATACGCTTAAGGGTCAATTAATCAATAATTCTTGTCCTAATTCAAATTGTGATAATGATAATCAAAAAGTTAGTTCTGCTTTTATAACATTGGTAACTTTACTTAATGGTATTGATGATGAGGAAAATTTAGGGAGTGACAAATTTGCTGAGTAcgctattttatggttaagttatatactaaatcaaaaaacaGAAAATGGAACCACCAaattaaatgatttttatactaatcatatagaaaatgatacatattataatcaGAAAATACCTGATGATAATGATACTAAGATTAATAAGgatgttataaataaaaaaaaagaattgatgaaaatgaatattaatattatatctaGTTTTTATGAtgaatttaaatcattatgtaacatgtataGTGAACTTGATGCAAACAACAATCAATGCAAGAAATGTTTTGACAATGCTGGAGAATTTTTTGAAAGATATGAAAAACTTAATAATGTTCTTGTTATTGCTGGAGGAAGTTCTTATTCTCAAATATTGTCtagtttatcaaatgattataacaaatttaaagagaaatataataaacttGGATGTAATAATTCTTCACCACTTGTAGCTTGTCCACGAAGTTcagtaacaaaaaatacactaaTTACAATTGCAATTACATTTGTTGcagcatcaattttattgggagtttcttataag tattcgttatttggatttcggaaacgacctaaaaaacaacatttaagaaaaaagctaaaaaaataa
- a CDS encoding PIR protein: MSYKVCKSINEIDNYFVDDPNTPGGYNMNILNTYCSEGNCSSYEEKIISGFIILLNTLDDETIDGDILVEYAILWLSYRLNQKTESETTTLNNFYSFYIEENSQYKDNISTDNKINKNIIEKQIRSMNIDIKDISNFYDAFKSLCNMYSEFDPEENNECKTCLETAGELVEKYERLKNALDINKGSSYYKLLSSLSNDYKIFESKYSDKCNYVSPFVACPRSSVTKNIIITIAIIFVAASILLGVSYKYSLFGFRKRSKKQHLREMLKK; encoded by the exons ATGTCTTATAAAGTG tGTAAATCAATTAATGAGATtgataattattttgttgATGATCCGAACACCCCGGGAGgatataatatgaatatattaaatacgtATTGCTCTGAAGGGAACTGTAGTAGTTATGAAGAAAAGATTATCTCTggttttataatattactaaATACGCTTGATGATGAAACTATAGATGGTGATATACTTGTTGAATAcgctattttatggttaagttatagactaaatcaaaaaacaGAAAGTGAAACCACCACattaaacaatttttatagttTCTATATAGAAGAAAATAGTCAATATAAGGATAATATATCTACTGATAATAAGATTAATAAGAATATTATAGAAAAACAAATAAGATCGATGAATAtagatattaaagatatatctaatttttatgatgcatttaaatcattatgtaacatgtataGTGAATTTGATCcagaagaaaataatgaatgcAAGACATGTTTAGAAACTGCTGGAGAATTggttgaaaaatatgaaagaCTTAAAAATGCTttagatattaataaaggaaGTTCTTATTATAAACTATTGTCtagtttatcaaatgattataaaattttcgAAAGTAAATATAGTGATAAATGTAATTATGTCTCACCATTTGTAGCTTGTCCACGAAGTTcagtaacaaaaaatataataattacaattgcaattatatttgttgcagcatcaattttattgggagtttcttataag tattcgttatttggttttcggaaacgatctaaaaaacaacatttaagagaaatgctaaaaaaataa
- a CDS encoding PIR protein: MSSKVCKSINDIDKYFVDDPNNREEYNSRNFLNTFFPGSKCSSDEENIISGFILLISMFNDIKDENIDSGKLIEYAILWLSYKLNKKKENGITTLNDFYTKHMENNSCYKENIDNTTDSNSKIKKDVIEKKIKSMNIDIKDISNYYDPFKSLCNVYSELDPEKTQSKTCLENAREFFEKYEKHINALDITKGDSYSQLWFSLLKDYKNFENNYNSLLCTNGPPFVACPRSSITKNILITIAIIFVAASILLGVSYKYSLFGFRKRAQKQHLREKLKK; encoded by the exons atgtctTCTAAAGTG TGTAAATCAATTAATGATattgataaatattttgttgATGATCCGAACAACCGGGAAGAATATAATTCTAGGAATTTCTTAAATACGTTTTTCCCTGGTAGTAAATGTAGTagtgatgaagaaaatattatctctggttttatattgttaataagtatgtttaatgatattaaagatgaaaatatagATAGTGGTAAACTTATTGAATAcgctattttatggttaagttataaactaaataaaaaaaaagaaaatggaaTCACTACATTAAacgatttttatactaaACATATGGAAAACAATAGTTGTTATAAGGAGAATATAGATAATACTACTGATAGTAATAGTAAGATTAAAAAGGatgttatagaaaaaaaaataaaatcgatgaatattgatattaaagatatatctaattattatgatccatttaaatcattatgtaacgTGTATAGTGAACTTGATCCAGAAAAAACCCAAAGCAAGACATGTTTAGAAAATGCTAgagaattttttgaaaaatatgaaaaacatataaatgcTTTAGATATTACTAAAGGAGATTCTTATTCTCAACTATGGTTTAGTTTATTAaaagattataaaaattttgaaaataattataatagtCTTTTGTGTACTAATGGCCCACCATTTGTAGCTTGTCCACGAAGTtcaataacaaaaaatatactaattacaattgcaattatatttgttgcagcatcaattttattgggagtttcttataag tattcgttatttggttttcggaaacgagctcaaaaacaacatttaagagaaaagctaaaaaaataa
- a CDS encoding PIR protein, with the protein MNVEVCKRFKNVWDAFPDTLDKSKNYQFKDNNKFSNNYCNDIKLSDHLCNNISQSDLDKISAGCLYLLDEFIKDRNVVPSPAKNSINMVDYVLIWLSYMLNLKYSGEGNIITCFYSTYMNDCDKYNTGINELTDYDNYKKLLDEKNDVLNMDINIVSKFYEAFKLLCEIYTEFDEKKKDCTICSEKADKFVKIHKELNDPNHSEYSTYCQALSTLSNGYNNLKNEYKDYNLLPEINAKENNVQCPEKTSKQTYVTGSEQVYEEFSEVTLSESSLVSKLFIVLSIFGAIAIFLGISYKYSLFGFRKRFQKQKLREKLKNVKKRMNH; encoded by the exons atgaatgtcgaagtg TGTAAAAGGTTCAAGAATGTATGGGATGCTTTCCCCGATACATTGGACAAAAGTAAAAATTAtcaatttaaagataataataaattttcaaataattattGTAATGATATTAAACTTTCAGATCatttatgtaataatatttctcAAAGTGATTTGGATAAAATAagtgctggatgtttatatttgttggatGAATTCATTAAGGATCGTAATGTGGTTCCCTCTCCTGCAAAAAATAGCATCAATATGGTTGATTACGttttgatatggttaagttatatgttaaacctgaAATATAGTGGAGAAGGAAACATTATAACGTGTTTTTATAGTACATACATGAATGATTGTGATAAGTATAACACGGGAATAAATGAATTaactgattatgataattataagaaacttttagatgaaaaaaatgatgtgttgaatatggatattaatattgtatctaaattttatgaagcatttaaattattatgtgaaaTATATACTGaatttgatgaaaaaaagaaagattGCACAATCTGTTCGGAAAAAGCTgataaatttgttaaaatacATAAAGAACTTAATGATCCTAATCATAGTGAATATAGCACCTATTGTCAAGCattgtctacattatcaaatggttataataatttaaaaaatgaatataaagaTTATAATCTCCTTCCAGAGATAAATgcaaaagaaaataatgtaCAATGTCCTGAAAAAACTTCTAAACAAACTTATGTAACAGGATCTGAACAAGTGTATGAAGAATTTTCTGAGGTTACATTATCAGAATCATCACTAGTAAgcaaattatttatagttttatcgatatttggtgcaatagcaatttttttaggaatttcttataag tattcgttatttggatttcggaaacgatttcaaaaacaaaaattaagagaaaagctaaaaaatgtaaagaagagaatgaatcattaa
- a CDS encoding PIR protein — protein MDKKVCGILMSIKNSFPNYWGKTGDYKFIINGKILNGYCFGNNCDNDLEKINAGCLYLFDAFFENSDLFMSVANSNIDIVEYIIIWLSKVLNRIKNEHGNSLKFFYDIYIKNHDKYKNPIYGVENHYNSYKDLIDKKNMMNINIKEISKLYDAFTTLCMMYVEFNEKSSNCKKYLEEANKFVDQYKKLEGDSSITDKSSYTQLLFTLLNDYNNFINKCSGINCPNISSFPSIEKAENDIRSSEQIVQKLEHVSEDPSSSSSITSNLFIVLSIFGAIAFFFGISYKYSLFGFRKRFQKQKLREKIKNIKKRMNH, from the exons ATGGATAAGaaagtg TGTGGAATACTCATGTCTATAAAGAACTCGTTTCCCAATTATTGGGGGAAAACAGGAGActacaaatttattattaatggaAAGATTTTAAATGGGTATTGTTTTGGTAATAATTGTGATAATGATctcgaaaaaattaatgctggatgtttatatttgtttgatgCATTCTTTGAGAATTCTGATTTGTTTATGTCTGTTGCAAACAGTAACATTGATATTGTTGAATACATTATCATATGGTTAAGTAAAGTGTTAAATCGAATCAAAAATGAACATGGCAACAGtctaaaatttttttatgatatatatataaagaatcaTGATAAGTATAAAAACCCTATATATGGTGTTGAAAATCATTATAATAgttataaggatcttatagataaaaaaaatatgatgaatataaatattaaagagatatctaaattatatgatgcatttactACATTATGTATGATGTATGTtgaatttaatgaaaaaagtTCAAATTGCAAGAAATATTTGGAAGAAGCTAACAAGTTTGTTGAccaatataaaaaacttgAGGGAGATTCTAGTATCACTGATAAGAGTTCATATACTCAACTATTGTTTACTTtattaaatgattataataattttataaataaatgtagtGGCATTAATTGTCCCAATATTTCATCCTTTCCATCGATAGAAAAAGCAGAAAATGATATACGAAGTTCTGAACAAATTGTACAAAAATTAGAACACGTTTCTGAAGATccatcatcaagttcgtcgataacaagcaatttatttatagtattatcaatatttggtgcaatagcatttttttttggaatttcttataag tattcgttatttggatttcggaaacgatttcaaaaacaaaaattaagagaaaaaataaaaaatataaagaaaagaatgaatcattaa
- a CDS encoding PIR protein gives MDNRICGRFDLLRKFLSDELKNSTSKDIHNLGSAKNYCPKEGSENKCKTEVDKINAGFLWLLEQNIINNISDFSDASDEKHKVFIIYIMLWLNFKLNQKNDAKSTQFNDFYNNYIENNTHYTKCKKKTNNNNYEDCSSSLKEATGYNNFKEFIEANKCLMNIKFKDVSDLYDAFKSLCNMYTELDANDTTDKKYLENAKTFVEKYDELNKNPNVTKDNPYYQVLSTLSNDYNNFKKFCNSSSVDCNDIPSLSPIKIKENSVQSSERNSLQNSGVTSSSSSITNKLIPVVSIIAAIPIFVGIAYKYSLFGFRKRSQKQQIREKIKK, from the exons atggatAACCGAAta tgTGGAAGGTTTGATTTATTGAGAAAATTTTTATccgatgaattaaaaaactCTACAAGTAAAGATATTCATAATTTAGGGAGTGCTAAGAATTATTGTCCTAAAGAAGGTTcagaaaataaatgtaagACTGAGgtcgataaaataaatgctgGATTTCTATGGTTGTTAGagcaaaatattattaataatattagtgATTTTAGTGATGCTAGTGATGAAAAACATAAAgtgtttattatatacatcaTGTTATggttaaattttaaattgaaTCAAAAGAATGATGCAAAAAGCACAcaatttaatgatttttataataattatatagaaaataatacacATTATactaaatgtaaaaaaaaaactaataataataattatgaggATTGTAGCAGTTCATTAAAAGAAGCAACaggatataataattttaaggaGTTCATAGAAGCAAACAAATGTTTGAtgaatattaaatttaaagatGTGTCTGATTtgtatgatgcatttaaatcattatgtaacatgtataCTGAACTTGATGCAAACGACACAACAGATAAgaaatatttagaaaatgctaaaacatttgttgaaaaatatgatgaactTAACAAAAATCCTAATGTTACTAAAGATAATCCCTATTATCAAgtattgtctacattatcaaatgattataataattttaaaaaattttgtaaTAGTAGTAGCGTTGATTGTAACGATATTCCATCCCTTTCAccgataaaaataaaagaaaatagtgTACAAAGTTCTGAACGAAATTCTTTACAAAATTCTGGAgttacatcatcaagttcgtcgataacaaacaaattaattccagttGTATCGATAATTGCTGCAATACCAATTTTCGTGGGAAttgcttataag tattcgttatttggatttcggaaacgatctcaaaaacaacaaataagagaaaagataaaaaaataa
- a CDS encoding PIR protein translates to MYKGLCELINAADNNFVDDPNNPGEHTSMDLFNSYCPYNSCDTDDKKVSSTFIALLTLFNSINNENLDSDKLVEYAILWLSYRLNQKTQNGTTKLDDFYTNHVVTNNKYEENITTDNKINKDVINNKIESMNIDIKDISNFYDAYKSLCNMYSEFDPEENTECKTCLENAGELFEKYEKLKNALDINKGSSYYKLLSSLSNDYKIFVNKYNSLECSHSSPLVACPRSSVTKNILITIAIIFVAASILLGVSYKYSLFGFRKRFQKQKLRENLKK, encoded by the exons atgtatAAGGGATTG tGTGAACTAATTAATGCGgctgataataattttgttgaTGATCCGAACAATCCGGGAGAACATACTTCTATGGATTTGTTTAATTCGTATTGCCCTTATAATAGCTGTGATACTGATGATAAAAAAGTTAGTTCTACTTTTATAGCATTGCTAACTTTATTTAATAgtattaataatgaaaatttagaTAGTGATAAACTTGTTGAATAcgctattttatggttaagttatagactaaatcaaaaaacacaaaatggAACGACCAAATTAGacgatttttatactaaTCATGTAgtaacaaataataaatatgaggAAAATATAACTACTGATAATAAGATTAATAAGGATGttataaataacaaaatagaATCGATGaatattgatattaaagatatatctaatttttatgatgcatataaatcattatgtaacatgtataGTGAATTTGATCCAGAAGAAAATACTGAATGCAAGACATGTTTAGAAAATGCTGGAGAATtgtttgaaaaatatgaaaaacttaaaaatgctttagatattaataaaggaaGTTCTTATTATAAACTATTGTCtagtttatcaaatgattataaaatttttgtaaataaatataatagtcTTGAATGTAGTCATAGCTCGCCACTTGTAGCTTGTCCACGAAGTTcagtaacaaaaaatatactaattacaattgcaattatatttgttgcagcatcaattttattgggagtttcttataag tattcgttatttggatttcggaaacgatttcaaaaacaaaaattaagagaaaatctaaaaaaataa
- a CDS encoding PIR protein produces MDADICGTLIPLRNVIFNSDDGISYRFTDDNDYKNYCNGGNCDDDTAKINARCLYIFETFFKDKSEFKNVAKGNIYIVQYILIWLSYVFSLIKSEEKGSLNEFYNKYIETGETYKKEINEVTTYKNYKDLIDKNKYILSMDKSIISKLYDAFSTLCDIYIEVDPKDSICEKSSEKANQFVETYKKIIIDHNIGENIRYFYVLINLLTDYDNLKTKCKKFPSTPDIKKIISEATSSSITSKLIPILSILVAIPIFLGIAYKYSLFGFRKRGQKQHLREKLKK; encoded by the exons ATGGATGCCGATAta TGTGGAACGTTAATTCCTTTAAGGAACGTGATTTTCAATTCGGACGATGGTATAAGTTATCGATTTACAGATGATAATGATTACAAAAATTACTGTAATGGTGGAAATTGTGATGATGATACCGCTAAAATTAATGCTagatgtttatatatttttgaaacaTTCTTTAAGGATAAGTCTGAGTTTAAAAATGTTGCAAAAGGAAACATCTATATTGTTCAATACattttgatatggttaagttatgtGTTCAGTCTGATCAAAAGTGAAGAAAAAGGCAGTctaaatgaattttataataaatatatagaaactGGCGAGACCtataaaaaggaaataaacGAGGTTACtacttataaaaattataaggatcttatagataaaaataaatatattttaagtatGGATAAGAgcattatatctaaattatatgatgcatttagtACATTATGTGACATATATATTGAGGTTGATCCAAAAGACTCAATTTGCGAGAAATCTTCTGAAAAAGCTAATCAATTTGttgaaacatataaaaaaattatcatagaTCATAACATTGGTGAAAATATCCgctatttttatgtattgattaatttattaactgATTATgacaatttaaaaacaaaatgtaaaaaatttcCATCCACTccagatataaaaaaaataatttctgAAGCTACATCAAGTTCGATAACaagcaaattaattccaattttatcgatattagttgcaataccaattttcttgggaattgcttataag tattcgttatttggatttcggaaacgaggtcaaaaacaacatttaagagaaaagctaaaaaaataa